A single genomic interval of Asinibacterium sp. OR53 harbors:
- a CDS encoding phosphatase PAP2 family protein: MKKIIHYIAIGSFFFLMDAGCNKSVKGKTDDLVPLNPQNIDLNAGTWKTVLLTRPDTFMVAVPATTNSTAYVAELNEIKGYQHNLTGDQEARIRYWAAGGVLRWNELMRELVAKYNLPPYQNADGTYPIPSAANPFAYPLFPFSNPPYAARAYAYISAAQYDALVACWYYKKLYNRPAPYKTDNGVISKVPQTDLPSYPSEAAVLAGVTAEMMKLLFPTEIASIQAKTTEEETATIMSGAATRSDIVAGEALGRRVAQVFIARARTDNAGKAAGTPADWSNFETVATAKGEIPWYSLDVPKRPPMLPLFGNVTPFLFDTATVSALRPPAPPSTSSAQMKQETEEIYELLKNPTRENIRIVQFWADGVSTYTPAGHWDAIAAEDFITKNFSEVRWARNMALLNMSLMDAAIVCWNTKYYYFNPRPTQMNPAIKTLTGIPNFPSYISGHSTFSGAAAAILGYIVPDKASVYTAMAQEASFSRMAGGIHYRSDCAIGLQVGTNIGNYAITRAKNDGADK; this comes from the coding sequence ATGAAAAAAATAATCCATTATATAGCTATCGGCTCATTCTTCTTTTTGATGGATGCCGGTTGTAATAAATCAGTAAAGGGCAAAACAGATGACCTGGTGCCGCTCAACCCACAGAACATCGATCTCAATGCAGGCACCTGGAAAACAGTATTGCTGACAAGGCCCGATACTTTTATGGTAGCAGTGCCTGCCACTACCAATTCTACGGCTTATGTTGCCGAGCTGAATGAAATCAAAGGATACCAGCATAACCTGACGGGCGACCAGGAAGCCCGCATCAGGTACTGGGCTGCCGGAGGCGTATTGCGATGGAATGAATTGATGCGTGAACTTGTGGCCAAATACAATCTTCCGCCATACCAGAATGCCGATGGCACGTATCCCATACCCAGTGCCGCCAATCCTTTCGCTTATCCATTGTTTCCATTTTCCAATCCACCGTATGCGGCAAGGGCTTATGCTTATATCAGTGCTGCACAATATGATGCACTGGTAGCCTGTTGGTACTATAAGAAATTATACAATCGGCCGGCACCATACAAAACAGATAATGGGGTGATCAGCAAAGTGCCGCAGACAGACCTGCCTTCTTATCCCTCTGAAGCAGCAGTGCTGGCAGGTGTTACGGCGGAAATGATGAAATTGTTGTTCCCTACGGAAATAGCTTCCATACAGGCAAAGACCACAGAAGAGGAAACAGCCACGATCATGTCGGGCGCAGCAACCCGAAGTGATATCGTTGCGGGTGAGGCACTGGGAAGACGGGTAGCGCAGGTGTTTATTGCAAGGGCACGTACAGACAATGCGGGGAAGGCAGCAGGCACGCCGGCTGACTGGTCGAACTTCGAAACAGTTGCAACTGCGAAGGGAGAGATACCCTGGTACAGCCTGGATGTACCGAAGCGACCACCCATGTTACCATTGTTTGGAAACGTAACGCCGTTCCTGTTCGATACGGCTACCGTTAGTGCATTGAGGCCTCCGGCGCCACCATCTACTTCCAGTGCGCAAATGAAACAGGAAACAGAAGAAATATACGAATTGTTAAAGAACCCCACACGCGAAAACATAAGGATTGTACAATTCTGGGCAGATGGAGTAAGTACCTATACGCCGGCTGGTCATTGGGACGCGATAGCCGCTGAGGATTTCATCACGAAGAATTTCAGTGAAGTAAGGTGGGCCAGGAATATGGCGTTACTGAATATGAGCCTGATGGATGCTGCCATTGTATGCTGGAATACCAAGTACTACTATTTCAATCCCAGGCCCACACAGATGAACCCGGCCATCAAAACATTAACCGGCATCCCTAATTTCCCTTCTTATATTTCCGGGCACTCTACTTTCAGTGGAGCAGCGGCGGCCATATTGGGATATATTGTGCCGGATAAGGCCAGCGTTTATACAGCCATGGCACAGGAAGCATCTTTTTCAAGGATGGCAGGTGGTATACATTACCGGTCGGATTGTGCTATTGGATTACAGGTAGGAACAAACATTGGCAATTATGCCATTACCCGCGCAAAGAATGATGGAGCTGACAAATAG
- a CDS encoding cytochrome c: MKKISFKKTKIITALLSFISVTVLFMNSCKVSQKVAMRSGAQLWTENCQRCHNTPSPSTFSPEQWETIGLHMQSRALLTNKERDKIIEFMKQ, translated from the coding sequence ATGAAAAAGATTTCATTTAAAAAAACGAAAATCATTACAGCGCTGCTTTCATTTATATCCGTTACAGTATTGTTCATGAACAGCTGTAAAGTAAGTCAGAAAGTGGCAATGAGGTCAGGCGCGCAATTGTGGACTGAAAACTGCCAACGTTGTCATAATACCCCTTCTCCATCCACATTTTCGCCGGAGCAATGGGAAACGATTGGCTTGCATATGCAAAGTCGTGCACTGCTCACCAACAAGGAGAGAGACAAGATCATTGAATTTATGAAACAGTAG
- a CDS encoding cytochrome c — translation MIIVVLFASIIPLCQLSAQSKPWLVPKEYINLSNPMADNQAAIKEGRTLYTTNCAPCHGDKGKGDGPAAAALNPKPADHSSIIMLRETDGDIFYKISEGRTPMPQYKSAFTEKQRWELVAYIRTLSKGSKR, via the coding sequence TTGATAATCGTTGTGCTATTCGCTTCTATTATCCCTTTATGTCAATTATCAGCACAATCAAAACCCTGGCTTGTTCCCAAAGAATATATCAATCTCAGTAATCCCATGGCCGATAACCAGGCGGCAATAAAGGAGGGGAGAACTTTATATACAACCAATTGCGCCCCTTGCCATGGAGACAAAGGTAAAGGAGACGGCCCGGCAGCGGCTGCACTAAATCCTAAACCTGCCGATCATAGTTCCATCATCATGCTGCGTGAAACAGACGGAGATATATTCTATAAAATAAGCGAAGGGAGAACACCGATGCCTCAATACAAATCTGCTTTCACGGAAAAGCAACGATGGGAGTTGGTGGCCTATATCCGAACATTATCTAAAGGATCTAAACGATAG